A single Comamonas sp. NLF-1-9 DNA region contains:
- the cbiB gene encoding adenosylcobinamide-phosphate synthase CbiB, translating into MIFFSASPASLAWLALVPALALVIDRSLGEPAARWHPVVWMGRYLAWAGARVAPPADLPEAGRAPVFWRGAAAWCLGALAVTTLAFGLQTGVLRLPDWAGALLLALLLKPLLAWALLHDEVLAVEQALARSLADGRAQLARLVSRDVSALSEAEVRESAIESLAENLNDSLVAPLLWFMLLGLPGAALFRFANTADAMWGYRGARSLAGVARDWTWAGRWAARADDVLAWLPARITAVLLVALGVLRDWRQLPTQARRTPSPNGGWPMAAMALALGVRLGKPGVYRLNETGRSPQPADLLRACALGSRVAIAATLLTCAALLAGAAPW; encoded by the coding sequence TTGATTTTCTTCTCGGCATCGCCCGCATCGCTGGCGTGGCTGGCCCTGGTGCCGGCGCTGGCGCTGGTCATAGACCGCTCGCTGGGCGAGCCGGCTGCGCGCTGGCACCCCGTCGTCTGGATGGGGCGCTATCTTGCCTGGGCGGGCGCGCGCGTCGCGCCGCCGGCGGATCTGCCCGAGGCGGGGCGGGCGCCGGTGTTCTGGCGCGGTGCGGCGGCGTGGTGCCTGGGCGCACTGGCGGTGACGACCTTGGCCTTTGGGTTGCAGACCGGCGTTCTGCGCCTGCCCGACTGGGCCGGCGCACTGCTGCTGGCGCTGCTGCTCAAGCCTTTGCTCGCCTGGGCGCTGCTGCACGACGAGGTGCTGGCGGTGGAGCAGGCGCTGGCCCGTTCGCTGGCCGATGGCCGTGCGCAACTGGCGCGCCTGGTCAGCCGCGATGTGTCGGCGCTGAGCGAGGCCGAGGTGCGCGAGAGCGCGATCGAGAGCCTGGCGGAAAACCTCAACGATTCGCTGGTCGCGCCGCTGCTGTGGTTCATGCTGCTGGGCCTGCCGGGGGCGGCGCTGTTTCGCTTTGCCAATACCGCCGATGCAATGTGGGGCTATCGCGGCGCTCGCTCACTCGCGGGCGTGGCGCGCGACTGGACCTGGGCCGGCCGCTGGGCCGCGCGCGCCGACGACGTGCTGGCCTGGCTGCCCGCGCGCATCACCGCCGTCCTGCTGGTCGCCCTGGGCGTCTTGCGCGACTGGCGCCAGTTGCCCACACAGGCGCGGCGCACCCCTTCGCCCAATGGCGGCTGGCCCATGGCCGCCATGGCGCTGGCGCTGGGTGTGCGCCTGGGCAAACCCGGCGTCTACCGGTTGAACGAGACCGGGCGCAGCCCGCAGCCGGCCGACCTGCTGCGCGCCTGCGCCCTGGGCTCGCGCGTGGCCATCGCCGCCACTTTGCTGACCTGCGCCGCGCTGCTGGCGGGGGCCGCGCCGTGGTAG
- a CDS encoding methylated-DNA--[protein]-cysteine S-methyltransferase, with amino-acid sequence MRLLSHTYPTPLGEMTALISERGLCLLEFSENTRGLAREIGQVQAARGGPAEPGESALSRQLGQELAEYFAGRRQNFTVPLDMVGTPFQQDVWRALLTIAYGQTRSYAAQAHQVGRPTAMRAVAAANGANKISIVVPCHRVIGSDGSLTGYGGGVPRKHWLLALERGERDLPVLH; translated from the coding sequence ATGAGGCTGCTTTCCCACACCTACCCGACGCCGCTGGGCGAGATGACTGCGCTCATTTCCGAGCGCGGTCTGTGCCTGCTGGAATTTTCCGAAAACACCCGCGGCCTGGCGCGTGAAATCGGCCAGGTGCAGGCGGCGCGCGGCGGGCCCGCCGAGCCGGGCGAGAGTGCGCTCTCGCGCCAGCTCGGCCAGGAGCTGGCCGAGTACTTCGCCGGCCGGCGCCAGAACTTTACGGTGCCGCTGGACATGGTGGGCACGCCCTTTCAGCAAGACGTCTGGCGCGCGCTGCTGACCATCGCCTACGGGCAGACGCGCAGCTATGCCGCGCAGGCGCACCAGGTGGGGCGCCCTACTGCCATGCGCGCGGTGGCGGCGGCCAACGGGGCCAACAAGATCAGCATCGTCGTGCCCTGCCATCGGGTGATCGGCTCGGACGGCAGCCTCACCGGCTACGGCGGCGGTGTGCCGCGCAAGCACTGGCTGCTGGCGCTGGAGCGCGGCGAGCGCGATCTGCCCGTGCTGCATTGA
- the cobO gene encoding cob(I)yrinic acid a,c-diamide adenosyltransferase: protein MQIETPPTEKRYERPEGERRGLILVHTGDGKGKSTAAFGLALRAFGRQHVHGKQVEIFQFMKVPTARFGEHRMFEHIGLPIHGLGDGFSWKSRDLEHSAQLARDGWERARAAIMDGQHFLVVLDEITYPLIYGWLPLDPVLQTLRERPRDVHVCLTGRRCPEEIIALADTVTEMTLVKHAFKAGVPAQRGIED, encoded by the coding sequence ATGCAGATTGAAACCCCACCGACCGAAAAACGCTACGAACGCCCCGAGGGCGAGCGCCGCGGCCTCATCCTCGTGCATACCGGCGACGGCAAGGGCAAGAGCACCGCCGCCTTCGGCCTGGCGCTGCGCGCCTTCGGGCGCCAGCATGTGCATGGCAAGCAGGTGGAGATCTTCCAGTTCATGAAGGTGCCCACCGCGCGCTTTGGCGAGCACCGCATGTTCGAGCACATCGGCCTGCCGATCCACGGGCTGGGCGACGGCTTTTCCTGGAAGAGCCGCGACCTGGAGCATTCCGCCCAGCTTGCGCGCGATGGCTGGGAGCGTGCGCGCGCCGCCATCATGGATGGCCAGCACTTCCTCGTCGTGCTCGATGAAATCACCTACCCGCTGATCTACGGCTGGCTGCCGCTCGACCCGGTGCTGCAGACCTTGCGCGAGCGCCCGAGGGACGTGCACGTATGCCTGACCGGGCGGCGCTGCCCCGAGGAAATCATCGCGCTGGCCGACACGGTGACCGAGATGACGCTGGTCAAGCACGCCTTCAAGGCGGGCGTGCCGGCGCAGCGCGGCATCGAAGACTGA
- a CDS encoding ABC transporter ATP-binding protein has protein sequence MRPVAALQAQLQQVLLGGRPILQDLRLSLAAGRWTAIVGPNGAGKSTLLRVLAGLQPCTGQVQLLGRPLADWPARERARRLAWLGQQEGGGEDLLAWDVAMLGRLPHRAWLAAPTAQDCAAVQAALRASQAWALRGRRLGELSGGERQRVLLARLLAVQAQVALMDEPLAHLDPPHQADWLASVRALVAGGATVVSVLHELNMALQADDIAIIHAGRLAHFGAAASSATHRALQAAFAHRIAIHPVQGQWIALPQEAAHAD, from the coding sequence ATGAGGCCGGTGGCGGCGCTGCAGGCGCAGCTGCAACAGGTGCTGCTGGGCGGGCGCCCCATCCTGCAAGACCTGCGCCTGTCGCTGGCGGCGGGGCGCTGGACCGCCATCGTCGGCCCCAATGGCGCGGGCAAATCCACGCTCTTGCGCGTGCTCGCCGGCCTGCAGCCATGCACCGGCCAGGTGCAGTTGCTCGGCCGCCCGCTGGCCGACTGGCCGGCGCGCGAGCGTGCGCGGCGCCTGGCCTGGCTGGGCCAGCAGGAAGGCGGCGGCGAAGACTTGCTGGCCTGGGATGTGGCAATGCTCGGGCGCCTGCCGCACCGCGCCTGGCTGGCCGCGCCTACGGCGCAGGACTGCGCGGCGGTGCAGGCGGCGCTGCGCGCAAGCCAGGCCTGGGCCTTGCGCGGGCGGCGTCTGGGCGAGCTCTCGGGCGGCGAGCGCCAGCGCGTGCTGCTCGCGCGGCTGCTGGCGGTGCAGGCGCAGGTGGCGCTGATGGATGAGCCGCTGGCGCATCTGGATCCGCCGCACCAGGCCGACTGGCTGGCCAGCGTGCGCGCGCTGGTCGCCGGTGGCGCCACCGTGGTGAGCGTGCTGCACGAGCTGAACATGGCGCTGCAGGCCGACGACATCGCGATCATCCACGCCGGACGCCTGGCGCACTTTGGCGCTGCGGCCAGTAGCGCCACCCACCGCGCGCTGCAGGCCGCGTTCGCTCACCGCATCGCCATCCACCCCGTGCAAGGGCAATGGATTGCACTACCTCAGGAGGCTGCCCATGCAGATTGA
- a CDS encoding FecCD family ABC transporter permease has product MTSLASHTMDPPRDAGLRLPWLVLALALASLLALAWGASVGSTGFDSLLRVREDPAAWQIVWDIRLPRTLGAWLAGALLALAGAVAQGLFRNPLADPFLLGSASGAALGVALAYAALGVGGMVAGGGSVALLQAATPWLARLGFTGAAFLGALAGVLLALVLARGVQQTLRLLLAGVVVGFVLGAVRDLVQLAQPDVLQAMQGFTLGVTGFVGWGGCALMAAVLAPLLLLAWALARVLDALSLGEATALSLGLPLAPLRALLVGVLALATGAAVAQTGLIGFVGLVAPHLARSMVRCTHAALLLLSTLVGGLLLMLADVASRLLVAPQELPVGVLTAVLGGAYLLWLMNRRAGVRGVQ; this is encoded by the coding sequence ATGACCAGCCTGGCCAGCCACACCATGGACCCGCCGCGCGACGCGGGCTTGCGCCTGCCCTGGCTGGTGCTGGCGCTGGCGCTCGCTTCGCTGCTCGCGCTGGCCTGGGGCGCGAGCGTGGGCAGCACCGGTTTTGACAGCCTGCTGCGCGTGCGCGAGGACCCGGCGGCCTGGCAGATCGTCTGGGACATCCGCCTGCCGCGCACTCTGGGCGCCTGGCTGGCAGGGGCCCTGCTGGCGCTGGCCGGGGCGGTGGCGCAAGGCCTGTTTCGCAATCCGCTGGCCGACCCCTTTCTGCTGGGCAGCGCCTCGGGCGCGGCGCTCGGCGTGGCGCTGGCCTATGCCGCGCTGGGCGTGGGCGGCATGGTGGCGGGCGGCGGCAGCGTGGCGCTGTTGCAGGCGGCCACGCCGTGGCTTGCGCGCCTGGGTTTTACCGGCGCGGCGTTTCTGGGGGCGCTGGCCGGCGTGCTGCTGGCGCTGGTGCTGGCGCGCGGCGTGCAGCAGACGCTGCGCCTGCTGCTGGCCGGGGTGGTGGTGGGCTTTGTGCTGGGCGCGGTGCGCGACCTGGTGCAACTGGCCCAGCCCGACGTGCTGCAGGCCATGCAGGGCTTCACCCTGGGCGTGACGGGTTTTGTCGGCTGGGGCGGCTGCGCGCTGATGGCTGCGGTGCTGGCGCCGCTGTTGCTGCTGGCCTGGGCGCTGGCGCGGGTGCTCGATGCGCTGAGCCTGGGCGAAGCCACTGCGCTCAGCCTGGGTCTGCCGCTGGCGCCGCTGCGCGCGCTGCTCGTGGGCGTGCTGGCACTGGCCACGGGCGCGGCGGTGGCGCAGACCGGGCTGATCGGCTTTGTCGGGCTGGTGGCGCCGCACCTGGCGCGCTCCATGGTGCGTTGCACGCATGCGGCCCTGCTGCTGCTGTCCACGCTGGTCGGCGGGCTGCTGCTGATGCTGGCGGACGTGGCTTCGCGCCTGCTGGTGGCGCCGCAGGAACTGCCGGTGGGCGTGCTCACCGCCGTGCTGGGCGGCGCCTACCTGCTGTGGCTGATGAACCGGCGCGCCGGCGTGCGGGGCGTGCAATGA